From a region of the Arachis ipaensis cultivar K30076 chromosome B09, Araip1.1, whole genome shotgun sequence genome:
- the LOC107618125 gene encoding probable protein phosphatase 2C 60, whose protein sequence is MGIYLSTPKTEKASEDGENDKLRYGLSSMQGWRASMEDAHAAYPDLDDSTSFFGVYDGHGGKAVSKFCAKYLHQQMLKHEAYLAGDIGTSLQKTFLRMDEMMRGQRGWRELAVLGDKIEKLSGMLEGFIWSPRSGEPNDHSDDWAFEEGPHSDFTGPNSGSTACVAVIRGNKLVVANAGDSRCVLSRKGQAHNLSKDHKPELEAERDRILNAGGFIQVGRVNGSLNLARAIGDIEFKQNKRLPAEKQIVSAEPDITSIELCDDDEFLVIACDGIWDCMSSQQLVDFIHAKLKEENKLSAVCEMVFDRCLAPTAGGEGCDNMTMILIQFKTPSNPSASDADPPQSSAEPSEADKSSEQTEQK, encoded by the exons ATGGGGATATATCTGAGTACGCCGAAAACAGAGAAGGCATCTGAAGATGGTGAGAACGACAAGCTTCGGTATGGTCTGTCTTCCATGCAGGGCTGGCGTGCTTCCATGGAAGATGCT CATGCAGCTTATCCAGATTTGGATGATTCTACATCTTTCTTTGGTGTTTATGATGGCCATGGAG GCAAAGCAGTTTCCAAATTCTGTGCCAAGTATCTACATCAACAAATGCTTAAGCATGAAGCTTACTTAGCTGGAGATATAGGCACATCCTTACAGAAAACTTTCCTTAG AATGGATGAGATGATGCGTGGACAAAGAGGGTGGAGAGAATTGGCAGTCTTGGGAGATAAAATAGAAAAGTTGTCTGGAATGCTAGAGGGGTTTATATGGTCTCCCAGGAGTGGTGAACCAAATGACCATTCTGATGATTGGGCTTTTGAGGAG GGACCACATTCTGATTTCACTGGACCAAACTCTGGAAGTACAGCTTGTGTGGCTGTCATTCGAGGAAACAAACTTGTCGTCGCCAATGCTGGTGATTCTAGATGTGTATTATCAAGGAAGGGCCAG GCACACAATTTGTCTAAGGATCACAAGCCTGAGCTTGAGGCTGAGAGAGACAGGATTTTAAATGCTGGTGGTTTCATCCAAGTTGGACGTGTCAATGGAAGTTTAAACTTGGCTAGAGCGATCG GAGACATAGAATTCAAGCAGAACAAACGTTTGCCTGCTGAGAAACAGATTGTGAGTGCTGAGCCTGACATAACTTCC ATTGAGCTTTGTGACGATGATGAGTTCCTTGTAATAGCTTGTGATGGGATATG GGATTGCATGTCAAGCCAACAACTTGTGGACTTCATACATGCCAAGTTAAAGGAG GAGAATAAACTATCTGCGGTGTGCGAGATGGTTTTCGACAGGTGCTTAGCACCAACAGCTGGTGGCGAGGGATGTGATAACATGACCATGATCTTGATTCAGTTCAAAACTCCTTCGAATCCAAGTGCTTCTGATGCAGACCCGCCTCAGTCGTCTGCGGAACCATCCGAAGCTGATAAAAGTTCAGAGCAAACAGAACAAAAGTGA
- the LOC107618955 gene encoding chaperone protein dnaJ 8, chloroplastic, with product MAAASVAGVVGGKGSSSSSWMKQFKGNKGKKMNKFRISCSSSSVADPYKTLRIQPDASESEVRKAFRQLALKYHPDVCRGNNCGVQFHQINEAYDIVMANLRGESNETEVYNVYYEDKGIDEPLRGMNDPDWDMWEEWMGWEGAGIRDYSSHINPYI from the exons atggcTGCTGCTTCAGTTGCTGGGGTTGTTGGTGGAAAAGGGTCATCATCTTCTTCATGGATGAAACAATTCAAAGGAAACAAAGGAAAGAAGATGAACAAGTTTAGGATTTCATGCTCTTCTTCTTCTGTAGCAGATCCTTATAAGACCTTAAGGATTCAACCTGATGCATCTGAATCTGAAGTTAGAAAGGCTTTCAGACAACTTGCTTTGAAG TATCATCCAGATGTATGCAGAGGGAACAATTGTGGGGTGCAGTTTCATCAAATCAATGAGGCTTATGAT ATTGTGATGGCTAATTTGAGAGGAGAATCAAATGAGACAGAAGTGTACAATGTTTATTATGAAGATAAGGGCATTGATGAGCCTCTTAGGGGAATGAACGATCCAGATTGGGACATGTGGGAGGAATGGATGGGTTGGGAAGGTGCAGGAATCCGTGATTACTCTTCTCACATTAATccttatatttaa
- the LOC107618611 gene encoding magnesium transporter MRS2-1, whose amino-acid sequence MADLKDPLLPPKLATTINIREAVNRPMGAGRQLYQGVDVLELKKRGQSLRSWIRVDMSGDSQIIEVDKFTMMRRCDLPARDLRLLDPLFVYPSTILGREKAIVINLEQIRCIITAEEVFLLHSLDSYSWNYVMELQRRLASTSVGEPGDVWQSDNFDVNRSRGSRNFDNDFRNNSSPDDLPFEFRALEVALESACTFLDSQVSELEIEAYPLLDELTSKISTLNLERARRLKSRLLALTRRVQKVRDEIEQLMDDDGDMAEMYLTEKKRRMESSFCGDQSLFKSIDAVSISAPVSPVSSPQAYRKLEKSMSSARSRHESTRSSDSATESIEELEMLLEAYFVVIDSTLNKLTSLKEYIDDTEDFINIQLDNVRNQLIQFELLLTTATFVVAIFSVVAGVFGMNFDISLFRVPKAFQWVLIITGICGILIFSAFVCFFKYRRLMPL is encoded by the exons ATGGCAGACCTGAAAGATCCACTTCTCCCTCCAAAACTGGCAACGACCATCAACATAAGAGAGGCTGTGAATCGGCCTATGGGTGCCGGACGGCAGCTGTATCAAGGAGTGGATGTTCTTGAGCTGAAGAAGAGAGGGCAGAGTCTTCGGTCGTGGATACGAGTTGATATGTCAGGAGACTCACAGATAATTGAGGTAGACAAGTTTACTATGATGAGGCGTTGTGATCTTCCAGCGCGCGATCTTCGCCTATTGGATCCACTTTTTGTCTATCCATCAACAATCCTTGGAAGGGAAAAAGCTATTGTTATCAACTTAGAACAGATAAGGTGTATTATTACGGCCGAGGAGGTTTTTCTCCTGCATTCCTTGGACAGTTATTCATGGAACTATGTGATGGAGCTACAACGACGATTAGCATCGACCAGTGTTGGCGAGCCAGGAGATGTGTGGCAGTCAGACAATTTTGATGTGAACCGGAGCAGAGGAAGTAGGAATTTCGATAATGACTTTAGGAATAACTCGTCCCCGGATGACTTGCCATTTGAGTTCAGGGCACTGGAAGTTGCATTAGAGTCAGCATGCACATTTCTTGACTCTCAG GTGTCTGAGTTAGAAATTGAGGCTTATCCGTTGTTGGATGAACTAACATCTAAAATCAGTACTCTGAATTTGGAGCGTGCTCGTCGGCTGAAAAGCAGACTCCTTGCCCTGACTCGTAGGGTTCAGAAG GTTAGAGATGAAATAGAGCAGCTTATGGATGATGATGGTGATATGGCTGAGATGTATCTTACTGAGAAGAAAAGGCGAATGGAGTCATCATTCTGTGGAGATCAGTCTTTGTTTAAATCAATTGATGCCGTATCCATATCTGCTCCGGTTTCTCCTGTTTCGTCGCCTCAGGCTTATCGGAAACTTGAAAAGAGCATGAGCAGCGCTAGGAGCCGACATGAGAGCACGAGAAGTTCTGATAGTGCTACAGAAAGCATAGAAGAGCTTGAGATGTTACTAGAAGCATACTTTGTAGTAATTGATAGCACTCTAAACAAGTTGACATCG TTGAAAGAGTACATCGACGACACAGAAGATTTCATCAACATTCAACTG GATAACGTTCGGAATCAGCTCATCCAATTCGAGCTGTTGCTCACAACAGCAACATTTGTAGTTGCCATCTTTAGTGTTGTAGCAGGAGTATTTGGGATGAATTTTGATATCTCATTATTTAGGGTTCCTAAAGCATTTCAGTGGGTTCTTATAATCACAGGAATTTGTGGAATCCTCATATTTAGTGCATTTGTGTGCTTCTTCAAGTACAGAAGACTCATGCCCCTTTAG
- the LOC107616663 gene encoding lamin-like protein — MKMKMPHYYYSLCAMLLLVISGTTVVTATDHIVGANRGWNPGMNYTLWANNHTFYVGDLISFRYQKTQYNVFEVNQTGYDNCTTDSAVGNWSSGKDFIPLNKAKRYYFICGNGQCFNGMKVSVLVHPLPPPPSAAVAAEHSTKSASPPPVLLDWGLYSLIVSIVLHFYFGLDWIGFS; from the exons ATGAAGATGAAGATGCCCCATTATTACTACTCATTGTGTGCAATGTTGCTTCTTGTGATTTCAGGCACCACTGTGGTTACAGCCACAGACCACATTGTTGGTGCAAACCGTGGCTGGAACCCTGGCATGAACTACACTCTTTGGGCCAATAACCACACTTTCTATGTTGGTGACCTCATTT CATTTAGGTACCAGAAGACACAGTACAATGTGTTTGAAGTGAACCAAACTGGCTATGATAACTGCACTACAGATAGTGCTGTTGGGAATTGGAGCAGTGGCAAGGATTTCATACCCTTAAATAAGGCCAAGAGATACTACTTTATTTGTGGCAATGGACAATGTTTCAATGGGATGAAGGTCTCTGTTCTTGTTCATCCTCTTCCGCCTCCTCCTTCGGCCGCTGTGGCCGCCGAACATTCGACAAAGTCAGCTTCTCCTCCTCCTGTGCTCTTGGATTGGGGACTCTACTCTTTAATAGTGTCTATTGTTTTACACTTTTATTTCGGTTTAGATTGGATTGGATTTAGTTAA
- the LOC107618971 gene encoding translation initiation factor IF3-1, mitochondrial gives MAFLQRIRNNKLKTAFTQLKNHRCYMRLPHSSSINSIPKPGTLRIPQPYWAFHDTPPLVSSSVRFFAAPIQFQSKWKKEEEDSIEGRRLNDQIKAQYVRLVFDDGNHSIISRFEALDRARKLKLDLVEVQRNGNPPVVKIMDYHKETYKKQEKEKERAKSKSELTLRKGECKEVRFSGKTEMKDLKMKADMVKKLMEKGYRVKCRATGSDTQETTGALSRLNALIEDVTVVESGPSVAKKDVFMIVRHAKYGPKKGGGAPRKFQDALEMALKAQEDNAESLTTSSSDSIEHGKHSSTKYGFEAAEEVGGSEKNSRDRNNACPSDYQNITTSDSVSPPEPENRYKRADRNKVQSHAQAPPAATENRYQRAEPRNRYQQTSSNNTGFNNRGPGTRDAARPNNQYIPPAGSRYSRPPNTNQRPGFGFSNAQRGPGEQGGQAGMRRNIEGNPQDSTQNSFGRDSW, from the exons ATGGCGTTTTTGCAACGAATCCGAAACAACAAGCTCAAAACAGCTTTCACCCAATTAAAGAACCATAGATGTTACATGCGGCTTCCTCATTCTTCATCCATCAATTCCATTCCAAAACCAGGCACTCTTCGGATTCCGCAGCCCTATTGGGCATTCCATGACACACCTCCTCTCGTTTCTAGTAGCGTGAGGTTTTTTGCTGCTCCCATTCAG TTTCAGAGTAagtggaagaaggaagaagaggactCCATTGAAGGGCGACGATTGAATGACCAAATCAAAGCTCAATATGTTAGGCTTGTATTTGACGATG GGAATCATTCAATAATATCAAGGTTTGAAGCACTTGATCGTGCCAGGAAGCTCAAACTTGATTTGGTTGAG GTTCAGAGGAATGGTAATCCACCTGTTGTAAAAATAATGGACTACCACAAGGAAACATACaagaaacaagaaaaggaaaaggagcgTGCTAAAAGCAAG TCTGAACTGACATTGCGAAAAGGAGAATGTAAGGAAGTGCGGTTTTCTGGAAAAACT GAAATGAAAGACCTGAAGATGAAAGCAGATATGGTTAAAAAGTTGATGGAAAAGGGATATCGTGTGAAG TGCAGGGCAACAGGCAGTGATACGCAGGAAACAACAGGAGCGTTATCCCGTCTAAATGCTCTG ATAGAAGATGTCACTGTTGTGGAAAGTGGACCAAGTGTGGCAAAAAAAGATGTATTTATGATTGTTAGACATGCCAAATATGGGCCTAAAAAAGGTGGTGGTGCTCCACGAAAATTTCAAGATGCTTTGGAGATGGCTCTTAAGGCTCAGGAAGATAATGCGGAATCATTAACAACTAGTTCTAGTGATTCTATCGAACATGGGAAGCACAGTTCTACTAAATATGGGTTTGAAGCTGCAGAGGAGGTAGGAGGATCAGAGAAAAATAGCAGAGACCGGAATAATGCTTGTCCTTCTGATTACCAAAACATTACCACAAGTGATTCAGTGTCTCCGCCTGAGCCAGAAAATAGGTATAAGAGAGCTGACCGTAACAAGGTTCAATCTCATGCACAAGCACCTCCTGCTGCAACTGAGAATAGATACCAAAGAGCCGAGCCAAGAAACCGATACCAACAAACATCGTCGAATAATACAGGTTTCAACAATAGAGGTCCTGGAACAAGGGATGCAGCAAGGCCAAACAATCAATATATTCCTCCTGCAGGATCAAGATACTCAAGGCCTCCTAACACCAATCAAAGACCCGGTTTTGGCTTTTCTAATGCTCAAAGAGGCCCTGGAGAACAAGGTGGACAAGCAGGGATGCGTAGAAACATAGAAGGGAACCCTCAGGATTCTACTCAGAATTCGTTCGGTCGTGACTCCTGGTAA
- the LOC107614701 gene encoding uncharacterized protein LOC107614701: MGTQHKFYGASLVFLSPHQLMLTFPPDPYDDDDLEHDHQNKRIVISPEVFIKGTVCGCSMNVFLCSDNRYTSGYGYFLHDPINKESFKLPSLEVKKECLHAIGFTCDPFYCNEDSRRNYLDPKKCFRVVRIKSFIVRHYEFEVDVWSSETGNWRQKTVILDDGFAFAPHWSMSFAYEGGLYFMGRTSIFVYDPYHLSGETLDYPIDSDPMNIMSFGFLGSSCGDLRIADIGHNDIKVWELVSNDWELVHHVDFSGHLPNEFCADYYKRVGGFHPHEWETVYLYSFNEGIYVANLQTKKFTYIPGYQKCDLSPFHLELPLWSSSPEE; the protein is encoded by the coding sequence ATGGGGACACAACATAAGTTCTATGGTGCTAGCTTGGTTTTTCTATCACCACATCAACTCATGCTAACTTTCCCTCCAGACCCTTACGATGATGATGATTTAGAACATGATCATCAGAACAAAAGGATTGTAATTTCCCCTGAGGTTTTCATCAAAGGGACAGTGTGTGGTTGTTCCATGAATGTTTTCTTGTGTAGTGACAACAGGTACACAAGTGGCTATGGTTATTTCCTCCATGACCCCATTAACAAGGAATCATTCAAGCTCCCTTCGCTCGAGGTGAAGAAGGAGTGTCTTCATGCTATTGGCTTTACATGTGATCCATTTTATTGCAACGAGGATTCAAGGAGAAACTATCTTGATCCTAAGAAGTGTTTCAGGGTGGTAAGAATCAAGTCCTTCATTGtaagacactatgaattcgaggTTGATGTTTGGTCCTCAGAGACAGGAAACTGGAGACAAAAGACTGTGATATTAGACGATGGTTTTGCTTTTGCTCCTCATTGGTCAATGAGTTTTGCATATGAAGGAGGATTGTATTTCATGGGTAGGACTAGTATATTTGTTTACGATCCTTATCATCTCAGTGGTGAGACACTTGATTACCCTATTGATTCTGACCCAATGAACATTATGAGCTTTGGTTTTCTTGGATCTTCTTGTGGAGACTTGAGGATTGCTGATATTGGACACAATGATATTAAGGTTTGGGAGTTGGTTTCGAATGATTGGGAATTAGTACACCATGTTGATTTCTCAGGACATTTGCCAAATGAGTTTTGTGCTGATTACTATAAGCGTGTGGGGGGTTTTCACCCACATGAATGGGAGACTGTGTACTTGTATTCTTTTAATGAAGGGATTTATGTTGCAAATCTTCAGACAAAGAAATTTACCTATATCCCTGGATATCAGAAATGTGATTTGAGTCCATTTCATTTGGAGTTGCCATTGTGGTCATCATCACCGGAGGAGTGA